The Flavobacterium sp. 1 genome contains the following window.
CAATGCAGGATATAATCGTGAAACTGCCGAAGCTGAACTAAACAAAGGAATAGCTAAAATGATTTCCTTCGGGGTTCCGTTTATTGCCAATCCCGATTTAGTAAAACGTTTTGAACTAAACGCCGCACTCAATGAAGCTGATCGAACCACATTTTACGGAGGTAATGAAAAAGGCTATACCGATTATCCAAGTTTACAATAAATCAATTCACAAATTGAAAGTAAAATAGACCCTATTAGATAGGGATATAAAAAACAACAATTATGACTACATCAACAAATAAAACAGCAATCGTAACAGGAGCTGCAACAGGTATCGGTCGCGCGATTGCCATCCGTTTAGCCAAAGATGGAATTGCAGTAGCCGTTAATTATGTTGGAGATTCAAAACAAGCCGATGCCGTAGTGAATGAAATTAGAAAAGCTGGTGGTATTGCAAGAGGATTTCCTGCAGATGTGAGTAACGTATCAGCTATTATAACTCTTTTTGATACTGTAATCCAAGAATTTGGCGGAATCGATATTGTAGTAGCCAATGCAGGAACTGCTATTATGGGGATTCCTATTGCTGATGTTACCGAAGCGGACTTTGACCGTATCAATACGGTAAATTATAAAGGAACTTATTTTGTGCTGCAACAAGCTGCCAAACACATTAGAAATGGGGGACGCATTATTCAGATATCTTCAACAAGTTCGCTTTATCCCGCAGCGGGTCTTGGGATTTATGCTCCCAGTAAAGCAGCCGGGAAAGTGGTTACTGAAATTTTGGCTCAGGAACTTGGGCATCGTCAAATATCCGTAAATAGTGTTTTTCCTGGACCAACAAGAACTCCTTTAATGGAAAAAGAAGTTTCAAAAGAAGAAATGGAACGAATTGCCCAAGGAATGAATTTAGGAAGATTGGGCGAACCAGAGGACATTGCGGGCGCAGTAGCATTTCTTGCAAGTCCTGAAGGAGCTTGGATAAATGGGCAACAAATTATTGCAAACGGCGGTGGTAGAATATAACTTTTAACAAAAAAGCACTATGGAAATTGGAATAGACAGTTTTGCATCAGGCACCATTCAAAAAGCTATTGATGGAGCAAATATATTAGAAGAATTATTGACCAGAATAGAACAAGCGGATCAAGCTGGTTTGGCAATATTTGGAATTGGAGAACACCATCGCCGTGAATTTTTTGATTCGTCACCAGCCATAATTTTGGCAGCCGCAGCCGCCAGAACTAAAAAAATAAAGCTAACCAGTGCAGTTACTGTTTTGAGTGCTGCCGATCCAGTTCGAGTTTTTCAAGAATTTGCCACACTTGACCTCATTTCGAGAGGAAGAACAGAATTAGTGGTAGGTCGTGGCTCGTTTACAGAATCATTTCCATTGTTCGGATTCAATCTTCAGGATTATGATGCACTTTTTTTGGAAAAGTTGGAATTGTTAATCCAAATACAAAATAATGAAAAGGTAAACTGGTCTGGAAAATTCAGAACTCCTTTAGTCAATCAGCCTATATATCCAAGACCATTTCAGGATCAAATGCCTTTATGGATTGGTGTTGGGGGAACTCCAGAATCCTTTGTAAGAGCTGGAAAATTAGGATTGCCACTAATGGTTGCCATCATCGGAGGAGAAACAAGACGTTTTCGAGGCTTGGTCGATATGTATAGAAAAGCAGGAAAACAAGCAGGACATTCACCAGAAAAATTAAAAGTGGGTGTACATTCATTAGGTTATGTAGCCAATAGCAAGAGTAAGGCATTATCTGATTATTATCCTGGCTATGCCGAAACCTTTACCCGAATGGGAAGAGAAAGAGGTTGCCCCCCCATTACACCTGCCCATTTTAATGCTCAAGTGGGCAGGAATGGTGCATTATTAGTTGGTGAACCCGATGAAATAGCCGATAAAATAATGCGTTTCAGTGAGGATTTAGGAGGCGTTTCCAGATTTACTTTCCAAATGGACAATGCAGGTTTAACACATTCACAATTAATGGAATCCATTGAATTAATTGGAAGTAAAGTTATTCCAATAATTAATTCTTAAAAATGATATGTCTGATATCGAACTCTTTTGTTTGTGTCAGACATTCACTATTCAATATAAATTGAATTTGTAAAAGCCAAATATTGCTTAATAACTTTTTAAAATCACTATGAAAAATCACTACAAAAAAACAATACAAATACTTGTACTTTCTTTATTTTCAATCTCTTCTATAATGGGGCAATCTTCAGTTTTTAAAAAACGAAGTTCTTACCAAAGGCTTTCAGATATATGGGAATTAGATCCAGAAACCAATAAGGAAACCTTTTTGATAACGACCTATAAACCAGTTTATACTTTACCATTTCGATTTTCGAGCCATAGGCGTGAAGTTCCTTTTGTAGTGCCTGTTGACGAAGTTCCAACCGATAAACCAATTGAATTAGACAATATGGAAGCTACAATACAATTAAGTTTCAAAGCTAAAATAGCTCATAATATCATTGGGAAAGGCGATTTATGGCTGGCATACACTCAAAAATCTTTTTGGCAGGTCTATAATGTCGAATTTTCAAGACCTTTTAGAGAAACCAATTATGAACCTGAACTGATCTTTAACTATCCTATAAAATATAATTTTTTAGGATTAAAGACCAGAATGATTGGGTTTGCCTTTAACCATCAATCAAATGGTCGAGAAGGTAAACAGTTTTCCCGCAGCTGGAATCGATTTATTATGCATGCTGGCTTTGAGGACAAGGATTGGAGTTTGGTCTTTAGAACCTGGGTAGCCGCTGAAATTAATGAAAATCCAGATATTAAAAATTATATGGGTAGAGCGGATGCTACTTTTAATTATAGATTAAACAAACATTTATTGACATTACGCGCACAGCATTCTTTAAGAACTGGAGAT
Protein-coding sequences here:
- a CDS encoding Atu2307/SP_0267 family LLM class monooxygenase, with the translated sequence MEIGIDSFASGTIQKAIDGANILEELLTRIEQADQAGLAIFGIGEHHRREFFDSSPAIILAAAAARTKKIKLTSAVTVLSAADPVRVFQEFATLDLISRGRTELVVGRGSFTESFPLFGFNLQDYDALFLEKLELLIQIQNNEKVNWSGKFRTPLVNQPIYPRPFQDQMPLWIGVGGTPESFVRAGKLGLPLMVAIIGGETRRFRGLVDMYRKAGKQAGHSPEKLKVGVHSLGYVANSKSKALSDYYPGYAETFTRMGRERGCPPITPAHFNAQVGRNGALLVGEPDEIADKIMRFSEDLGGVSRFTFQMDNAGLTHSQLMESIELIGSKVIPIINS
- a CDS encoding glucose 1-dehydrogenase, with product MTTSTNKTAIVTGAATGIGRAIAIRLAKDGIAVAVNYVGDSKQADAVVNEIRKAGGIARGFPADVSNVSAIITLFDTVIQEFGGIDIVVANAGTAIMGIPIADVTEADFDRINTVNYKGTYFVLQQAAKHIRNGGRIIQISSTSSLYPAAGLGIYAPSKAAGKVVTEILAQELGHRQISVNSVFPGPTRTPLMEKEVSKEEMERIAQGMNLGRLGEPEDIAGAVAFLASPEGAWINGQQIIANGGGRI
- a CDS encoding phospholipase A translates to MKNHYKKTIQILVLSLFSISSIMGQSSVFKKRSSYQRLSDIWELDPETNKETFLITTYKPVYTLPFRFSSHRREVPFVVPVDEVPTDKPIELDNMEATIQLSFKAKIAHNIIGKGDLWLAYTQKSFWQVYNVEFSRPFRETNYEPELIFNYPIKYNFLGLKTRMIGFAFNHQSNGREGKQFSRSWNRFIMHAGFEDKDWSLVFRTWVAAEINENPDIKNYMGRADATFNYRLNKHLLTLRAQHSLRTGDDNHGNIELDWAFPIYGNLTGYGQFFHGYGDAMIDYNQIHTIAGIGIVFAGTL